The DNA window CTGCCGCCTCCTGAACCAGAAGGTTCTTCGAGAGCCGGCCCTTTATGAGGATGCTCCGTCCTTGAAGGTGATCACCGTGCGCGACCCGGAGCGCGCCTCGGAACTGGAACTGCTGATCGCGTCGTCCTCTCCGGCGGCCACGACCCTGACTACCCCGTTCGCCCTGACGCTGGAAACCCTTCGAGACGAAGGGGCAGACCTGGAAGCGATGGCTCAGGCCGAGAACCTGGAAGACGGCTACAAGAACTGGATCGCGTTTCGAGCCCAGCTCATCAAGGTCTTGACCCGCGATCCGAACCAGGGGTTTTCGGGGAGGAAGACTCGGGAAACCGCCTTGAACGCCCTGCTCGAATCTGAAGACGCGCAGAACGTCCGTCGCAGGGAAGGAGTCGAGACCGGTGGAGGAGTCGGGGTCGGAGTCGGGGCCAGGGCCTCGGGAGACTCGGATGATGTGACGGCGAGGATGAACGCCACGATCGCTCAGCTTCCGCCAGGCCTTCGAACCCTCGACGCCGAGCTGACCTCCTTGAACCGAGGGTTGCTCCAGACCGTTTACCCTGACCTCTTGAAGCCTCGGGACACGATCTTCGCCTACAACGTGCAGCCGGCCGACCAGCGCATGAGGCTCTCGTGGTTTGCCTGGGCGCTGGGGCTCTTTCTCGTCTCGGCGTTGCTGGTGAACCTCAACGCCACCTCGATGCACGGCTACTACCGCGATGAGCTGGCGTCGATGTGGATTCGGGAGCACCCGGGAGAAGGCTCGACGATCCCGCTTGTCCGGATCGAATCGACGAACAAAGGGGCCCCCTACCCGATCTTCGGCGCGACGATCAGCCAGCTTCGGAGCGATCAGACGCGCGCGAAGTCTCCCGAGGACACCTTCATCTTCTCTCCCCGCTTCTGCGGATCGCTCCGCACGGGGTTCGCCGCGACCGAGGACTTCCAGGCAGGACGATTTGACCTGGCCAACGCCATGGCCATTTCGGGGGCGGCGCTGAGCCCGTCGTACCCGAACAACCCGCTGGTCGCCGTCTTGCTGCTCTTGACCAACATGAGGCTCGGCCAGTGGGTGCCGAATCCCGGCTACCGAGGCTTGCCGCTGCCGCTTCATACGCTCTCGGAGCGTCTACCGGCCTCTCCCCTGCGGTTGCTGATGGACCGATTCTCGAAACCCGACCAGCGCTATCACTGCTTCGTGGCCGATGGCGGTTACGTCGAGAACCTCGGGCTGGAACAGTTGCTCTTGCGACGATGCCGCCTGATCATCGCCTCGGATGTGTCGAGCGACCCGTTCTGCCTGTTCAGCCAGTTCATGGAGGTCGTCCGGCGGGTCCGGACGGAGCACGGGATCGTGATCCGAGGGCTCGACGACGATCCGTTGACCCCCGATCCCGAAGGGCTGCGCTGCATCGTCCCCGACCGATCGGTCCAGCTTGCCGGTTCGGAGGAGACCACCCGGCACTACGCCCATGCCCATTTCGCGGTGGCCGAGATTCACTACCCGCCGGGCCAGGCATCGGGCGATTCCGAGCCGATGACCGGCTGGCTGATTCTGGTCAAGCCGTCGTTCACCCTGGATGAAGGGACCGAGCTGCTCAGCTTCTGGGCCGAGCATCCCGAGTTCCCGAACGATCCGACGACCGACCAGTTCTACGCCGCCGACAAGTTTGAAGCGTACCGGCTGCTCGGCTTCCACATCGGCGAGCGGCTCGCGCAGGCTCTCGACGGCGACCCGTTCGAGCTTCCGGACGGGTCTCAGGCGATGTTCCGGGCGATCCGGGCCGAGTTGCTCGGCCACTGGTCCGACCCGAATCCGAGGCCGCACCCCGACCAACCGCCACCGCGGTCCCGTCGTCGAGCGGCGTCTCACAAACCGACCAACGGCGCGCACGGGGCGGACCTCGACGAAGCGTCTGAGCCCTCCTCGACCCGATCGCACCGATCCTCGCCCTCGCACCACCCGGCCCGCTGACCGGACGGCGCCGGGACCCCGAAGGGAACCGGGTTCCCGGCGGACGATTGTCGATCATCGCGGGAGAAACTGCACGGCGTCGAGAATGACGTGGCCGTTGGTCCCCTCGTTGCGGACCTCGACACGCGATTCACCGTCGAATCGGAAGGTGCCGAGTGATTGGAACGGGCCGGGGCCGGCCGGTGATTGCCGCTGGTTGACCGTCAAGGCCGTCTGACCTTCGGCGTGGTGAATGAGGATCGGAACATTGGTTGCTCGGTTCGAGGAGGGGGCGTAGGCGATCCGGACCTCGTACGATCCTGGTTCGAGTGCGGCGTGATAGGTTGCGGCCTTGGTTCCCTTCCCCTCGTGGTGATCGTGCCGGTAGCCGAGATCGACGAACGGCCTAAGCGCCGAGCTGATCCCCCAGTTGCCGACCAGTTCCGCCTCCTCGTCGTCGATGACAATGCCGTCAAGCTCGGACGACTGGAACGAGACGTTTGGGCGGTTCGAGGTGGAATCGGGCAGGTCGAGCACCTGGCCGTCCTGGAGCAGGCGGTCGCGGAGGGCGTCGGCCGGGATCTCCTGGACGGAGGTATCATGGTCGATCGCCAGAACCGCCCCAGTGGCGGCTGACTGGCCGAGGATCATGAAGACCGGCTCCATCCGAATCGACCCGTAGGCAATGTGCGACGAGGAGAGGCAGACCGGCACGACGAGGTTGGCGCACTCCTCCTCTTTCGGCACGAGGGCCCGGTAGCTGATCTGATACGGGCCGCCGGGGCTGATCTGGATGTCCCCCTCGTTTCGGGCGTGGCCGTTTTCATCCACATAACGTTGAACGTTATGACTGTCCATGTTGTACGAACCCATGCCGACGGAGTCGGGCGTGGCGTCGATCCCTCGGAGGTGGCGCTCGGTCATGACGAAGTCGGAGACCATCCGGCGGGCTTCCCGCACATAGATTTGATGCGGCCAGTGGTCGTTGTCGGTGAACTCATCGCGGGAGAGGCCGTAGCTGGTGGCCTTCGAGCGGATGTCGTCGGGGATATCGGGATCGTTGGCGAGGAAGTACATCAGGCCCTTTTGATACTGCTCGTGCTCGGCGATGATCTCGCGACGGCGTTCGTACGAGGCCTCGGGGTAGTCGTAGTTCATGCCGATGTTGTCGGTCGAGAAGGCGCCGTGGTTGTTGGTGTCGGTCTTGCGGTTGGGAATGGGGTCGAACTTGTTGAAGACCCCCTTGAAACCGCTCTGAAGGTAGCGGCGGAGCAGCTCGTACTGATTCGGGTCGTAGCCTTCGGGCTTCGCAAAGGGGACGCGGTTCTCGGGGTGATCGGTCAGGCACATCCGGAAGCAGTAGGCCTGAAGCCGGTGGTCGGCTTCGCCGTCGAGGCCGGGGTCTTCGTCGTGGATGAGAGGGAGCAATCCGCTGGAGGGGTCGCCGGGAGTGACGTAGGGATCGACCGGGAAATCGAACTGGTGGCTGACGGCGCGTTTCTTCTGGACGCCGTTGAGGGTTTCGCCGTACTGGGCGTTCGACTCGCGGCCAACGGTGTACGAGACGCCGGCGGCGGCCATCAGGTCGCCTTCATAGGTCGCGTCGATGAACATGGAGCCGCGGAAGGTCTGGCCGTCGAGGGTGGTGATGCGGACGATCCGGTTGCCGTTTTTCTCGACACCAGCGTTCCGGTCGAGCCAGGCGTCTCGGACGACCGGGATGTCGTGATCGGCGACGAGATCCTCGAACACGGCTTCGGCGATGTGGGGCTCGAAGATCCACATGGTCCGATTCTCGCCGTCGATGGCGGGGGTGCCCTGCCCTTTGTTGCCGTAGTCGTCGCGCGACTGCCATCGCCAGGCGTCGGGCTCCTGATACTTCTGCCAGACGCGGTGGTAGAACTCTCGGGAGATGCCGCCGATGCCGTCCTTGCGGCCGCTGTCGGTCCAGCCGAGGCCGCCGCTGGAGAGGCCGCCGAGGTGGACATCGGGCGAGACGACCACGACGGACTTGCCCATGCGGTCGGCCTGCACCGCCGCGGCAATGCCCGCCGATGTGCCGCCGTAAACGACCACGTCGAACGTTTGCCCGTCATCGACGGTCGGCGCGGGAACACGAGGAGCGCCCAGGACGGCAATGATGATCGCGAACAGCATGTCAATCACCGAAACGGTTGAACACGACAGAACCGGAGACTCCCGCACAGGAAGCCCAAGGCCCTCGGGAACTCGGCCGGACAGGTTCCCATTGAAGCATCGACGAGGAGTTCGGGCCACCCTCTGTCGATTCTCCGACGCAACTTGCCAGACGTGACCTAAGCTTGTCTTGAGGGACGGCCACCATCCGCGTTCCGAGTTGCGAGATCAACGCGTGTCCGAGAGGCCCTCGATTCTTCCAGAGGATGGGAAAGGCCGACCGATGAAGTCATTGCTGGGCCTCTTTGATTTCTCCTCGAAACCGGATCGGGTGAGCAAACCGACCGGACCGAACCGCCGGCAATCGATCCGATACGGAGCGGACGCCGAGATCGCGATCGGCTGGTGGGAAGGAGACGACTTTCAGCGGGTTGTGGGGGCCTTGCTCGACATCTCCCAGGGCGGGGCGGCGGTCGTCGTGTCCGGCCAGCACGTTCCCCCCGAAGGAACCGCCCACATGCTCCTCGCTGAAGACGGCGGAGCCGACTGGCTCGACGTCATCATCCTCTCGATTCGCCGCGAGCCGGCCGGGCCGGTGATTCTGCACCTCCAGTTCGTCGGCGACGGCTCCTATGCCTTCTTCCGATCGGCCTTGCCCGGAACCGACCTCGGCGGCCGCGGCATTGCCTACGAGTCTGGCGAATACGACCCAAGGGACTGGCGATAAGCCCTGGCACGGCCTTCAACTTCTCAGCCTGGGGGCTCCGCCTCAAGACCGATCTTGCACATCCTGATCAAGTTGAGCTAGATTAACCCACCCGTTCGCTGCTCCTCGATCTTCTCTCGGGCCGGGAACACTCACGCATGTGCGTCTGGTTGATGGTGGTGCTGCTGGTCTTTGGCGCCGGAACCGCCGCGACGGCCCAACCGCCCGACGCCCCGGCGGGCAAGCCCGGGGAGGTTGAGCAGGAGCTGATGCCGATCGACGCGGCTCCGGGAGCCGCTGCCCCCGATGCCAACCGCGCGGCCGAGCCGCCGAAGCTCGGCTTCGGGGCCTGGTTCACGCTCGGACTGACGGCGGTGGTCTTGCTGACGCTGGTCCGAGATTGGGCGCCGCCGGACGTCGTCTTTCTGGGGGCGGCGGTGTTGCTGGCTCTGTTCGGGGTGTTGGACCCGAGCGAGGCGTTCAGTGGGTTTTCGAATCCGGGGGTGTTGACGGTCGCCGGGATGTTTGTGGTGGCGGCCGGCCTGCGCGAGACGGGGGTGCTCGACATCATCGGCGATCGCTTGCTCGGCCGGGTTGGCACGCCCGAGGGGGCCCGGGCGAAGCTGGCGGCCCTGGTTGTGCCGAGTTCAGCGGTGATCAACAACACGCCGATCGTGGCGATGCTCTTACCAGTGGTGGTTGACTGGTGCCGGAGGCAGCGGGTGGCTCCGTCGTCGGTCCTGATGCACCTGTCGTTCCTCTCGATCCTCGGCGGCTGCTGCACGCTGATCGGGACGAGCACGAACCTGGTGGTGCACGGTCTCTTGCTGAAGCAGAACGACCCGAGCCTGCCGGGCCTCGGGTTTCTGGAACTCGGCTGGGCAGGCTTTCCGTGCGCAATGGTCGGGGTGGCGTACCTGCTGTTCATCGCTCCTCGGCTGACACCCAAGCGCAAGGACGTGTTGCAGCAGCTCAGCGAGGCAAGACGCGAGTACCTTTCGGAACTGATGGTCTCCCCTGGCTGCAAGCTGGTGGGCAAGACGGTCGAGGAGGCCGGCTTGCGGCACCTGCCGGGGCTCTTCCTCATTGAGATCGACCGCGATGGCGAGGCGATCGGCCCGGTCGAGCCCGATGTGGAGCTGCACGCCGGCGACCGCCTGATCTTCACCGGAGACGTCTCGACCATCGCCGAGCTGGAGAAGGTCCCCGGCCTGATGCCCGCCGCGCAGCCCGAGTACGAGATCGCCGCCGGGTCCGGTGTCGATCGACCCGGCCACCGGCTCTGCGAGGCGGTGCTGAGCTCGGCCTCTCCGCTGGTGAACCGGAGTGTTCGGGAGGCCGGCTTCCGGGGGATGTACGACGCGGCGGTTGTTGCCGTCCACCGCAACGGCGAACGCCTGGCGGGCAAGGTCGGCGATATCGTCTTGCGGCCCGGCGACACCTTGCTCCTTCAGGTCGGCCCCGACTTCAGCCGGGCCTTCCGCGATCACCGGGACTTTTATCTCATCTCCGAGGTTGAAGGCTCGACCAGCCCCCGGCACCTTCGCGCCCCGGTCGCGGCCATCCTGACCGGCCTGATGGTGTTGGCGATCGCCTCGAACCTCGTCGAGCCGGCCGTCGCCGCCCTGCTCGCCGGCGGCCTGATGGTCGCCACCCGATGCCTCGGGAGGCCCGACGCCCTCCGCTCGGTCGAGTGGCCCGTCCTGCTGGCGATCGCCTCCTCCCTCGGCCTGGCCGAGGCCATGGACAAGACCGGCGCCGCCGCCGCCGGGGCCGATCTGTTGGTGGCCGCCACCCGATCCCTCGGCCCGATCGCCGCCCTGGCGGCGCTTTATCTCGGCACAATGCTGCTCAATGAGCTGGTCACCAACAACGCCGCCGCCGCCCTCGCCTTCCCCCTGGCTTTGGAAACCGCCCGGACCCTCGGCGCCGAGTCCCGGCCGTTCATCATCGCCATCACCCTGGCCGCCTCGTTCGCGTTTGCCTCGCCGATCGGCTACCAGACCCACATGATGGTGTACGGCCCCGGCGGCTACCGCTACGGCGACTTCCTCCGCGTGGGCCTGCCGTTGAACCTGTTGCTCTGGGTGACGGCGATCATCATCGTCCCCATCATCTGGCCGCTCTGAGTGGGGATCGGCCGCTGGTTCCCCTTCAAG is part of the Tautonia rosea genome and encodes:
- a CDS encoding SLC13 family permease produces the protein MCVWLMVVLLVFGAGTAATAQPPDAPAGKPGEVEQELMPIDAAPGAAAPDANRAAEPPKLGFGAWFTLGLTAVVLLTLVRDWAPPDVVFLGAAVLLALFGVLDPSEAFSGFSNPGVLTVAGMFVVAAGLRETGVLDIIGDRLLGRVGTPEGARAKLAALVVPSSAVINNTPIVAMLLPVVVDWCRRQRVAPSSVLMHLSFLSILGGCCTLIGTSTNLVVHGLLLKQNDPSLPGLGFLELGWAGFPCAMVGVAYLLFIAPRLTPKRKDVLQQLSEARREYLSELMVSPGCKLVGKTVEEAGLRHLPGLFLIEIDRDGEAIGPVEPDVELHAGDRLIFTGDVSTIAELEKVPGLMPAAQPEYEIAAGSGVDRPGHRLCEAVLSSASPLVNRSVREAGFRGMYDAAVVAVHRNGERLAGKVGDIVLRPGDTLLLQVGPDFSRAFRDHRDFYLISEVEGSTSPRHLRAPVAAILTGLMVLAIASNLVEPAVAALLAGGLMVATRCLGRPDALRSVEWPVLLAIASSLGLAEAMDKTGAAAAGADLLVAATRSLGPIAALAALYLGTMLLNELVTNNAAAALAFPLALETARTLGAESRPFIIAITLAASFAFASPIGYQTHMMVYGPGGYRYGDFLRVGLPLNLLLWVTAIIIVPIIWPL
- a CDS encoding PilZ domain-containing protein yields the protein MKSLLGLFDFSSKPDRVSKPTGPNRRQSIRYGADAEIAIGWWEGDDFQRVVGALLDISQGGAAVVVSGQHVPPEGTAHMLLAEDGGADWLDVIILSIRREPAGPVILHLQFVGDGSYAFFRSALPGTDLGGRGIAYESGEYDPRDWR
- a CDS encoding FAD-dependent oxidoreductase; this encodes MLFAIIIAVLGAPRVPAPTVDDGQTFDVVVYGGTSAGIAAAVQADRMGKSVVVVSPDVHLGGLSSGGLGWTDSGRKDGIGGISREFYHRVWQKYQEPDAWRWQSRDDYGNKGQGTPAIDGENRTMWIFEPHIAEAVFEDLVADHDIPVVRDAWLDRNAGVEKNGNRIVRITTLDGQTFRGSMFIDATYEGDLMAAAGVSYTVGRESNAQYGETLNGVQKKRAVSHQFDFPVDPYVTPGDPSSGLLPLIHDEDPGLDGEADHRLQAYCFRMCLTDHPENRVPFAKPEGYDPNQYELLRRYLQSGFKGVFNKFDPIPNRKTDTNNHGAFSTDNIGMNYDYPEASYERRREIIAEHEQYQKGLMYFLANDPDIPDDIRSKATSYGLSRDEFTDNDHWPHQIYVREARRMVSDFVMTERHLRGIDATPDSVGMGSYNMDSHNVQRYVDENGHARNEGDIQISPGGPYQISYRALVPKEEECANLVVPVCLSSSHIAYGSIRMEPVFMILGQSAATGAVLAIDHDTSVQEIPADALRDRLLQDGQVLDLPDSTSNRPNVSFQSSELDGIVIDDEEAELVGNWGISSALRPFVDLGYRHDHHEGKGTKAATYHAALEPGSYEVRIAYAPSSNRATNVPILIHHAEGQTALTVNQRQSPAGPGPFQSLGTFRFDGESRVEVRNEGTNGHVILDAVQFLPR